The following is a genomic window from Salmo salar chromosome ssa23, Ssal_v3.1, whole genome shotgun sequence.
aaacccttgaatgagtaggtgtgtccaaactttttactagTACTGTATGCTGTACCTTGTGTCACATTTGTTGAAAactaaatctgaaaatactcttgatacattcagtaacatgataagatattcctggaaaatgtggggtaggtaCAACATAAGACAAATacatgacaagggtttgagtgagaggactaactggtgtcttcaAGTGGCCACACCtttccaaagtgtgcacagtttaagtcatttcaatgcacttttatgattTAAAGAAGAGTCTTGAACTATAAggtgagctctcctagctgtgccattcaggaactagagcaagcacacttgtagttatTTTGTTTGGAACATACTGCATCCCCGCAATCACACAATAACTGTTACTTACGCAATCCAAAATGGTCaattataaatcgcaatctgggtcaggtgggcatcatttcaAAGCCTGTTCCATTGTCAACATGACTAGAAAAGTTATAAAATACGATATTACAGTGTTAGACAAAGACATTATAAAAAGGCTTTCGCAATGCAATTCAGGGAAACAGATCATACTTTTGGTGAGCATGGAAAGGAGTCGtgagtgcattcaggtgcgtgCGCAGTGGCAAATGTCCTTCACAATAGAGAAACCGAGGATCATTCTGTTCAGAATAACCCAGGGTATGACGGCGTGTCATCTTGTAACAGTACAtaaaacatagtgatcataaacttTGACACTGTATATATAAGACAAGTTTTATGACAAGGaattgtgaagtgcacattttggACTCAAGGGTGTTTGgattgcttgtatgacatcatttgGTATTTATTATAAATCCTCAAAAGTTTCATCTttcaaaatatactgaacaaaaaatataaaaacgcaacatgtaaagtgttggtcccatgtttgatAAGCGGAATTAAAAGATCCCCAAAATTTTACATATGCacgaaaagcttatttctccTCAATTTtgggcacacatttgtttacatccctgctagtgagcatttctctttgccaagataatccagccacttgacaggtgtggcatatcaagaagctgattaagcagcatgatcattacacaggtgcaacttgcgctgaggacaataaaaggtcactctaaaatgtgcagttttgtcacacaacacaatgccacagatgtctcaagtgttgagggagcatgcaattggcatgctgactgcaggaatgtccaccagagctgttgccagagaattgaatgttgaatgtgaaacccatagattagggcctaatattatttatttcaattgactgatttccttaaatgaaatgtaactcagtaaaatcttttaaattgtttcatgttgcgtttatatttttttgcaGTATACATAGAAtcctcttaatttacagcatttccctcaaaAGTTGTCCAATTagcgggagggatgggggcaacttcttgtcgtgcgaggtgctcaagttcagaatggctgtcagtcaaaacccattcaGCGCTGTGAAGCGCAGAGCTAGAGcacattttggacattttggaGCTAAAAgtctcatgttactgtacagccattgCGTTTCCAATTTAGGAGTTTAACAttgcccaaatctgccattttctgcAACGGggtactgccctttcccacctggacaaagggaacAGCTAtctgagaatgttgttcattgacaacagctcagcgttcaacgtcATAGTGCTCTCCAAGCtcaacactaagctaaggaccctgggactgaacacctccctttgcaaccggatcctggatttcctgacaggCTGCTCCCAGGTGCTGATGGTAGGCatcaacacatccgccacacttaCCCTCAACACGGTGGTTCCTCAGGGGCACTTCCAGTCAGAGGTTGAAAAGACATGGCAtggaggctgaaaatatttggcatgggccctcagatcctcaaaaagttctacagctacaccactgagagcatcttgactggctgcatcaccgcttggtatgtcAATTTCTTGGCATTCAagcgcaaggctctacagagggtagtgcgtacagctcagtacatcactggggctgagctccctgccatccaggaccgctATACCAggcacacatcacatacactgatgctactgtttattatctataatgttgtctagtcactttattcctagttatatgaacatatctacctcaattaccttgtacccctgcagaTCTACTTGGTACTGGCACCGTGTgtctatatagccatgttattattacttttatattATTTCTCTatgctctttctctctgcattgtttggAAGGGCCCGTAAGAAACCATTCCACTgctagtctacatctgttgttttacaaagtatgtgacaaataaacatgatTGATTTGAGTCCAAGCGTATCCCAATGTCAATGACCCCATCAAGAGGGTCTGGCAGGAGACCTGTGATCCTATACAGAGTGCATGGGGGTGCCACAGTACTTGTGCCACAGGTCAATGGCCTTAGTCACTATTGCATCAGTGTTCTCCTGGGGCATCTGGTAGTAGAGGAGAAAAACAAATCAATGTGATTGGTAGACAAAAAGGAGAGAAAAGTCTCAAACCTCCAGCGGATCCTATGATGATGATGTCACTCACATTGCACAGGATGCTGACCACTCCCTCCGGTCTGCTGGTCCCCATCACCACGATCTTGTAGCTGAGAAGGATCTCCATGGCAACGAAGACCAGGATCTTACAGGACCCGCTGATCACCTTGTCCCACACCCTAAAAGAGCAAGAACACATGACATGAGTCATAATGCCAGCATAGAGCGAAGAGCGATGAGTTTCCTGAAAGCTTCATAGCTAACATGGTGCATGACTTCTCTAACCAAGTCCCAGGCCCACGCCACTCACAGAACAGCAAAGTGCTTCATGTAACAAATGTGGTTTGTTGATGCAAAGATTACACCTCTCACGCCTGTGTGGCTGGGTTGTTGAGAGAAACAAGCCTCAGTGTGCCTAACCTCTGCAGGCTGGACTCAGGCAGGCAGCCAGCAAAGCAGCGTCTGAACCACAGGCTGTATGGCAGCATGGCGAGGGCCCCAGTATTCTTCAGATGGTTCAGTAGCCGGGGCTCCTCCACACTCAGGTAGTGCTCCAGACTCTTGGGCTAAACCAACCGGACAcagattggggggggggttagatgtgttgagagatagatgcAGTGTACACATCTGCTACATGTACATTTTTATGTTGGATATTTGACtaatcaaaacaacaacaacagtggcAGTAACAACAACGAGCaaggcaacaccacacaacaAGTGTAGTCCAGACCACCCCTTTCATCCCCTTACCCACCCTCCAATCCACTGCTCACCAGGTGGGGAATGGAGTCTCCAAACTTATTGTTGAACTGGTTGACAAAGCTCTTGATCAGCCAATAACAATCCATAGGGTCTTCTACGATCTCCTCCATGGCTCGAGCTATGGACAGGAAGTCCTCATCCTCCTCGTcctgaaacagacacacaccagtCAGTCTCACACATAAATAGCCTATCCTACTGATAACAAAGAATAAAGTGAAATCAAGTTCCTGAGTAGGACCAGGCAAGTTCCAAGtattaatgtcacgtgcacaagtagtGAAATTACTTTCTTGCAAGCTTTAAACCCAACAACGGAGTAATCAATGTCAATGTAGTACTAAAAAATAACCTAAGGtaggacaaaaacacacaagtaataaaaataagaagaacacgagaAGTAAGCAAGCTGGATACAGGGTCAGCTCCAATACAATATTTACAATGTATAGGGATACTGGCAGAGGTAAGTTGCACGTTCAGAACAAGGGTCTGATTTCATTTAATCTTCCCTCTCCAACTCTTTACGTTCTGTTTACTTTAGAATATGCAAagaaaggcccagtgcagttaaaaacatgattttcctgtGGTTTATATACAGCGCCCTCcataagtattgggacagtgaagcattttttgttattttggctctatactctaagagtttggatttgaaatcaaacaatgactaggaggttaaagtgcagaccgtcagctttcatttgagggtattGTTTACCCATTTTGGGTGAACCGTTTACAAATTACAACACTTTTTGTACAATGTCCCTCCATTTAAGCGGAGCAAACGTATTGGGACAAATTAACTTACATgtctattaaagtagtaaaaaggtAAGTATTtggcacacaatgactacatcaagcttgtgactccacAAATTTGTTAGATGCATTTGctctttgttttggttgtgttgcaGATGATATTGTGCCCAATATGAATTAAATGGTAAATAAtgcattgtgtcattttggagtcacttttacagTAAATAAGAATGGAAtacgtttctaaacacttctacatgaatgtggatgctaccacgattacggataatcctaaatgaatcgtgaataatgatgagtgagaaagttagacgcacaaatatcatacccccaagacatgctaacctctcaccattacaataacaggggaggtttgcattttttttgggggggggggtatgataGTTACAGATGCACGACTTTCTGATTATTCACGATTCAtgatttgatatcttgataaaaaaaataaaacggcTGTATTGGAcctttaatttttaaattttttttaaaggcccctcttattctctctcctcttacCGGGGCTGAGGTATCAGAGCGTCTGGGCAGCACTTGGCTCTCCAGCTGGAACATGCGTAGGTACACCTGCGTCTGGGGAGTGGCCATGTGGACAAACCTCATCACCTTCAGGGCCTCCAACACATCCTGGTACTGTTCCCGCCTGTACCCTCCCACCAGGGAGTGGGAGTCACTGTGGGGAGGAAGGATACCTAGAGACAGACACAAGGTGGGTCACATCAGCAAGTCACG
Proteins encoded in this region:
- the tbc1d7 gene encoding TBC1 domain family member 7, whose protein sequence is MAEDPQRNFRSAYYEKVGFRGVEEKKSLEILLKDNPLDVEKLSTFSQRFPLPSMYRIHVWKVLLGILPPHSDSHSLVGGYRREQYQDVLEALKVMRFVHMATPQTQVYLRMFQLESQVLPRRSDTSAPDEEDEDFLSIARAMEEIVEDPMDCYWLIKSFVNQFNNKFGDSIPHLPKSLEHYLSVEEPRLLNHLKNTGALAMLPYSLWFRRCFAGCLPESSLQRVWDKVISGSCKILVFVAMEILLSYKIVVMGTSRPEGVVSILCNMPQENTDAIVTKAIDLWHKYCGTPMHSV